GAGTCCCTCCCCCTCATAGTGAAGGAGTGCGTAGGCCCTCAAGTCATCTCTTATGTCGTAAGTTGGGGCTACATCAACACCTATAGTCACGTTCGACTGACTCCTCAAGTAACTCTTCACCGGCGCTCTCCCGTCACCTAAGAGTATATTAGATCTTGGAGCGTGTGAGATTACGAAGTTACTGTAAGACAGCACGTCCGCTACTTCCTCAGCCCACACAGCATGGGCTACAATAGCGTTCACTCTATCTAAACCAACAAATCTCACGAAATCTCTGAGACTCATTGAGTACTTACTCTTAAGCCACACAAGATCTTCAAAAACTTCTGCCAGGTGTGTGTGGACCCCTAACTCGCGTTCTCTAGCTAAATCAACTACTTCTCTGAAGAGGTCTGGGGGAAGCAACCTAGGAGTGCAGGGTCCTAACCTCACCCTGACCTTAGGTTCATCAACTATCTTGAGTAGACTTAAGTTCTCTTCTAGAGCTTCCTCATAACTCTCGAAGATACCTCGATTCATTATAGGGACACTCAAGTCTGCTTTAACGCCACTCTCTAAGACCGCCTTGTAAACCATGTCTTCATTAACGTGCATGTCTGCGAAAGCTGTGACTCCTGAAGCAAGAAGTTCTCTTATAGCTAGCAGAGACGCGTAGTAACTAACTTCCGGATTCTCTCTTAAAAACCTCTCCCAACCCCACACGAAATTCTTAACCCAATCATCTAGATTCATACCAGATACAACAGTGTTTCTTATTGGGTAGAGACCTAAGTGAGTGTGCGTGGTTGCCATGCCGTGCGTGATGATCTTCACTCTGTCAGGTTTCTCTGCGGTTTCTGGAGCTGCGTACACTTCCTTAATTCTAGTATCGAAACGTACGCAAGCTTTAGATAACCAAAGGTAGGGGTTTATCACTACGTAATCTCCGCACACTTCATTCAAGTGTTTTAGTCACCCATCTTATAAACAGCTACTACGACGTAAACACTACTCCCTTCATAGAGTTGACTCACAGCTATGTGTGCAGGCTTAAATATCGTGAGCACAGGCTTCTCTAGCCGCGGAGCATATTGCGGGTACTGGAGTGCTCCGTAAAGGAATCTGACAGGGTAGCCAGTAGTCCCGAATACTTCATGGACTGAGTGAAGGAATATCTTGTATAGGGTCGCGTTAGTTAATGTTTGACTAGTCCAGTTTGGCATGAGGTAGCTGTATTGCCCTATAGTGACGGTCGTGGTCGGGGGGTTTTTACCGGCTATCTTATAGATGGCTGAGATGCCTTTAGCCATGTCTG
Above is a genomic segment from Zestosphaera sp. containing:
- a CDS encoding amidohydrolase family protein, whose product is MCGDYVVINPYLWLSKACVRFDTRIKEVYAAPETAEKPDRVKIITHGMATTHTHLGLYPIRNTVVSGMNLDDWVKNFVWGWERFLRENPEVSYYASLLAIRELLASGVTAFADMHVNEDMVYKAVLESGVKADLSVPIMNRGIFESYEEALEENLSLLKIVDEPKVRVRLGPCTPRLLPPDLFREVVDLARERELGVHTHLAEVFEDLVWLKSKYSMSLRDFVRFVGLDRVNAIVAHAVWAEEVADVLSYSNFVISHAPRSNILLGDGRAPVKSYLRSQSNVTIGVDVAPTYDIRDDLRAYALLHYEGEGLPNLQEAFLLATTVAYRSLGFGKGELIEGEDADLVVWSVENPVLGNPVALVSWCNSVVEEVYVSGSLVFSSGRLTHAQKSVDKAREVLAEILNEFFKPG